From bacterium, a single genomic window includes:
- a CDS encoding acetyl-CoA carboxylase carboxyltransferase subunit alpha, whose product MAFVGSLDFEKPIDGIEQKIAELFKVTQEKGIDFSKEIEALEIRATEIKKQIFSNLTPWQKVLIARHLNRPSTVDYIRKIFSEFVELSGDRLFRDDKALVGGIAKLDENKVLVIGHRKGKDTKSNLEYNFGMPHPEGYRKTVRLAQIAEKFSKPLITFIDTPGAYPGIGAEERGQGEAIARSLQVFSRLTVPIIVVIIGEGGSGGALAIGVGDRILMLEHAVYSVISPEGCAAILWNNQSKVKEAAKNLSLTSDNLMKLKVIDEIIKEPIGGAHRNPEEIFNSVKLSILNNLRELQKIPVSKLVLERYQRLRKIGKFIE is encoded by the coding sequence ATGGCTTTTGTTGGATCTCTCGATTTTGAAAAACCTATTGATGGAATTGAACAAAAGATTGCTGAGCTTTTTAAAGTTACTCAAGAAAAAGGAATTGATTTTTCCAAGGAAATTGAAGCATTAGAGATTAGAGCTACCGAGATCAAGAAGCAAATATTTAGCAACTTAACTCCTTGGCAAAAAGTACTAATTGCTCGTCATCTTAATCGCCCTTCCACGGTAGATTATATAAGGAAGATATTTTCAGAGTTTGTAGAGCTTAGTGGTGATAGACTTTTTAGAGATGATAAAGCTTTAGTCGGAGGAATAGCTAAATTAGATGAAAATAAGGTTTTGGTAATAGGACATCGTAAGGGTAAAGATACTAAGAGTAACTTGGAGTATAATTTTGGGATGCCTCATCCAGAAGGATATCGTAAAACTGTTCGATTAGCTCAGATAGCGGAGAAATTCTCAAAACCATTAATTACTTTTATTGACACTCCAGGTGCTTATCCAGGAATAGGCGCCGAAGAACGAGGCCAAGGTGAAGCCATTGCTAGATCTTTACAAGTCTTTTCAAGGCTTACCGTTCCTATCATCGTAGTCATTATTGGCGAGGGAGGTAGCGGAGGAGCTTTAGCGATAGGAGTAGGAGATCGGATCTTGATGTTAGAGCATGCTGTTTATTCTGTAATTTCTCCTGAAGGATGTGCTGCTATTTTATGGAATAATCAAAGTAAGGTCAAGGAAGCCGCTAAAAATCTTTCTTTAACTTCAGATAATTTGATGAAGTTAAAGGTAATAGACGAGATCATTAAAGAACCTATAGGAGGAGCTCATCGTAATCCTGAAGAAATTTTTAATTCAGTCAAGTTGTCTATCTTAAATAATTTAAGAGAACTTCAAAAGATACCTGTTTCTAAACTAGTTTTAGAAAGGTATCAAAGATTAAGAAAAATTGGAAAATTTATAGAATAG